CCCCTACCTAAAACAGCAAAAGATAATTCACTGTTTTATTTAGTTTAATAGCGCAGTTTTATTATCGATATCAAATTAATATCGATAGTGAAAAATATGATATTGGTATTCTGAATTATCCTCTTTTACTTTCTTCCCGTACGAATAAAAAAAGTATTTCAAACTCACTGCCACGACATTTATTCGGCATCTTACTTACTAAAGGGAATAACATTAATGAAAAAATATCTCCCCGGTGCACTTGCGCTGGCTGCCGTTTTATTTACTCCACTTTCTCATGCAGAATATAAGTGGGGCTTTGCCGATATTGGTATCCACTACTTGGACTGGACAGAGCGCACCACTCACAAAACGTCAGACAAGTCCCACAAGGACGACTTCGCCTATCTAGAAATTGAAGGTGGCGCAGGCTTTAGCTGGGGGGAAACCTACGGCTTCTTCGACTGGGAAAATCCGTTTAATGCACGCCACGATGAACCCGGCAGCGAACAGCGCTATACGTTTAAAAACACCAACCGCGTCTATCTTGGCGATACCGGTCTAAACCTCTACACGCACGTCTATGGAACCTATGGCTCCCCCAACCGTAGGAACTTCCACGACGTGATGTTCCTTTACGGACTGGGCTACAACCTAAAAGTGAACAACTTCTGGTACAAACCGTTTATCGCCAAACGCTACACGGACCAAACCTACTACAGTGGCAACAATGGCTACGTGTTTGGCTGGGTTGCAGGCTACGACTTTGCACTCGCAGGCCAGAACTTTGCGCTAACCAACTGGAATGAATATGAATTCGACCGCAAGGGGAAATACGCCGCGGGCAACGGCGGCACTGATGGCCTTAACGGCGGGGCCGCTCTATGGTGGAAGGCTACGCCTGCCGTTACCGCTGGCGTACAGTATCGCTATGCAGACAACAAGCTGGGAGAGCGCTTCTTACAGGACGGTATCATCTATTCTCTGAAGTATAACTTCTAACGAATGTTACCAGACCGGGCGACAAAGCCCGGTCATTCTTGAGTATTCCATTCGCTAACGCGCACTCAGTCCGCCGCCATCAGCCGCCGATACTCGTCGTAGGCGTACAGGTCTGTCATGCCGCTGATATAGTCTTGAATCAGTCTGGCTCGATAATAAAACTCCCTAATTTCCCGCTGCGCTTCAGGCAAATGCCCCAGCTGAGCCACGGCTTCTTTGTAGGCCATGCAGTGTTTGGTGGACAGTTTATGGTAAAGGCGCGTTTCAATCAGATAGCCGCGATGGCGATTTTCACTCACCA
This DNA window, taken from Leminorella richardii, encodes the following:
- a CDS encoding outer membrane protein OmpK, producing the protein MKKYLPGALALAAVLFTPLSHAEYKWGFADIGIHYLDWTERTTHKTSDKSHKDDFAYLEIEGGAGFSWGETYGFFDWENPFNARHDEPGSEQRYTFKNTNRVYLGDTGLNLYTHVYGTYGSPNRRNFHDVMFLYGLGYNLKVNNFWYKPFIAKRYTDQTYYSGNNGYVFGWVAGYDFALAGQNFALTNWNEYEFDRKGKYAAGNGGTDGLNGGAALWWKATPAVTAGVQYRYADNKLGERFLQDGIIYSLKYNF